The following are from one region of the Amycolatopsis sp. QT-25 genome:
- a CDS encoding protein-L-isoaspartate(D-aspartate) O-methyltransferase, with amino-acid sequence MTNAARTPADLVAELDRSGELPAGLGPLLTAVPREDFIPARVWVKRRPVDRSADPVDWMNAVYSDTAIVTQYDDGRIEWPDVGDYPTCSASQPSVVAKMLKELRVEEGHSVLEIGAGTGFNAALLRQIVGSSGRVTTMEVDRDLATWAEGSLLASDCGDVSLIPQDATFGWEKNAPYDRIIATAAVHLGRVPYAWVEQTTPGGFILAPVRTDMTGGPLVRFTVHGDGTATGRTLPMGVVFMESRSQRSPDVPDHLPEWDHGPVIESEAAILPWSLLDDPSARWALAVAMPGCRAGVQDPDPRGTRQVWFRDPVTHSWASVREVRMGECTVRQSGVRRLWDEAQAAYRWWRSKGDPHITTWTWTITPDNQSITLP; translated from the coding sequence GTGACGAATGCCGCCAGAACCCCTGCGGATTTGGTGGCGGAGCTGGACCGGTCCGGCGAACTGCCCGCCGGTCTCGGCCCGCTCCTGACGGCGGTCCCCCGCGAGGACTTCATTCCGGCGCGGGTGTGGGTGAAGCGGCGGCCGGTCGACCGGTCGGCCGACCCCGTTGACTGGATGAACGCCGTGTACTCGGACACCGCCATCGTGACCCAGTACGACGACGGCCGCATCGAGTGGCCGGACGTCGGGGACTATCCGACATGCTCTGCCTCGCAACCGTCCGTCGTGGCGAAGATGCTCAAGGAACTGCGCGTCGAGGAAGGTCACTCGGTGCTGGAGATCGGCGCGGGGACCGGGTTCAACGCCGCCCTTCTTCGCCAGATCGTCGGCTCCTCCGGGCGAGTGACGACGATGGAGGTTGACCGGGATCTGGCTACGTGGGCCGAGGGTTCTCTTCTCGCGTCCGACTGTGGCGATGTCTCGTTGATCCCGCAGGACGCCACGTTCGGCTGGGAGAAGAACGCCCCTTACGATCGGATTATCGCGACTGCGGCTGTCCATCTCGGGCGGGTTCCTTACGCCTGGGTGGAGCAGACCACGCCCGGCGGTTTCATCCTCGCTCCCGTCCGGACGGACATGACCGGTGGACCGCTCGTCCGGTTCACGGTGCACGGCGACGGGACCGCAACCGGGAGGACCCTCCCGATGGGTGTGGTGTTCATGGAGTCGAGGTCCCAGCGGTCACCGGATGTGCCGGACCATCTCCCGGAATGGGACCACGGCCCGGTCATCGAGTCCGAGGCCGCCATCCTTCCGTGGTCGCTCCTCGATGATCCGTCGGCACGCTGGGCGCTGGCGGTCGCGATGCCCGGATGCCGGGCGGGTGTCCAGGACCCCGATCCCCGAGGTACGCGCCAGGTGTGGTTCCGCGATCCGGTCACTCACTCCTGGGCCTCGGTGCGGGAGGTCCGCATGGGCGAGTGCACAGTCCGCCAGAGTGGCGTCCGCCGGCTGTGGGACGAGGCTCAAGCCGCCTACCGCTGGTGGCGTTCCAAAGGTGACCCCCACATCACCACGTGGACGTGGACCATCACGCCGGACAACCAGAGCATCACCCTGCCGTAA